The window ATTCTCCCGCGAGGACGCCACCGCCGACCGCACCGGCGTCCATCGCGAACTGCGTATCAGCCAGCTTGTCGAAGCCGGCCGTTACATCAAGTGCCATTGCGACCCGACCGAAACGGGGTCCGTTTGTGAGGGGCCACCCCGCTGAGGCCGCCGTAGTCGGCGGTGGATCGACTTTGTTCGTAGAAGACGGGAGAAGGTCAGCGTTCCCGCGGGTCGTCGTAGGGGAGGCCGTGCTGTCGGTACAGCAGCATCAGGTCCTCGACGACTCTCGTCTGGGCCACTTCATGCCCCCGCACCTCCTCGATCTCCTCCTGCACCTCGCGGAAGCGGTCGGCGGTCTCTCCGTACATCGCGACCTCCGCGGACGGTCGGGTCATAGCCCCACCTCGATCCGTTTGCCCTCAGCGCCGACGTGCTCACACTCCGGCTCGTAGTGGTTCGACTCGACGCGCTCGATCTTTCCGGAGTCGTCGGAGTAGATCCACTCCGAGTTGACCGTCTGCGGCTCGCCGTCCGGCCCCTCCTCGACCCACTTCCGGACGGAGATCGCGCCCTCGTCGGGAGCGTGCAGCTCCGCCGGGAGATTGGGGACCGACTGCCCGCCCGTGTTGTGCGCCTCCTTCGGGTACTCCAGCACGTCCTTCACGGCGTTGAGGTCGTTGCCGGACTGATACCCGCCGAGGAACCGCGCGGTGCAGTTGCCGACCACCTTTTTGCAGAGCTGCGCGAGCCGCTGGGTCACCCAGATCGACGACGTGGCCGACCCGCCCTCGGTCCGGCCGTCGGTCGCGAGATCCTGTATGTCGTCGGGGTAGCCCTGTCCCTCCGGCGCGATCCCGTGCGCCTCGTCGATGACCACCAGCACGTTGTGGTCCGACTGCCGGCACGCGAGGATCACGTCCCGAGCGACCTCCTGCCAGTCGTCTTTCGAGACGTGGCGGCCGACGACGAGCGCCTCGTTCCGGTCGATCATGTCGCCCCACACGTCCGGCCCGAAGTGATCCCGCTCCCGAGGGCCGGCGAACCAGTGCGCCGCGAGTCCCGGCCCGGTCTCTTTGCTCACTAGGCCCCGGAACTCGTCGGACGTGTCCAGCACGACCACCCGATCGTAGGTGTCGCCCTTGATGTTCTTCTCGGCGAGGGCGTGTGCTAGCCAGCCTTTGCCCCATCCCGAAACCGCCGATACCAGCATGTGCATCGGTTACTCCTCCCGTTCTGCGAGGGTGCGAATCGCGTCGGTGTGCGTCTCGATCGGGCCGGCCACGAGCGACTGCAACAGCCGCGCCGGGTCGCGGTCGACCACCTCCGCCTCGAACTCGTCGAGACCGAGACCGAACGTCTCCCGAGTGTGAGTGTCGGCGATCTCTCGATCCGTCTGGTCGGCCACCGCGTCACCGGCACGGTCGCGGTACTTCTCGGCCCACGTCTCGATCTGGGCGGCCCACTCGTCGGCTTCGACGTCCGCGAACTGCTCGGCACGGTCGGCGTTCGTCAGCTCTTCCGGCGCGACGTGGTCGACGTAGAGTCCCCAGAGGTCGCCGGTCTGCTGGGCTACGATCGCGTCGACGAGCTGGGAGACGCGCTCCTCGTCTGCCGGCGGCTCGTCGAGCCCGAGCGTATCCGGGTCGGCGTCGGCCGCCTCGGCCAGCGTCCGCATCGCCTCCCGCTGATCGCGTTCCATCGCCGCCAGCGTCGCGGCGTAGGCGGTGATCTCCTTCTCCATCATCTGCTTGAGGGCCGCCTCTTGCATCCCACCGAACATCAGGCGCTCACCCCCTCGCGGACCGTCCCGACGAGTTCGCCGGCGACGTCACCCTCCTTCACTAGCACGGTCCCGCAAACGATCGCGGTCGACAGGAGGAGCGCCTGCTTGTCGCTCATCTCCTCCATCCCGCCCATGTCCGCTACGACCGCGTCGAACTTTGCATCTAGTTCGACCGGTGGCTTCGTCGCCAGCTCGGCGACGTCGTCGGAGGTCATCTCCGCGGGCTCGCCGCTCATCTCCTCGGTGATCTCCGGGAGCAGTACGGCGAGGATCTCGACATACATCTCGCCCCACGAGTTGCCGTC is drawn from Halorubrum sp. CBA1229 and contains these coding sequences:
- a CDS encoding ATP-binding protein, translating into MHMLVSAVSGWGKGWLAHALAEKNIKGDTYDRVVVLDTSDEFRGLVSKETGPGLAAHWFAGPRERDHFGPDVWGDMIDRNEALVVGRHVSKDDWQEVARDVILACRQSDHNVLVVIDEAHGIAPEGQGYPDDIQDLATDGRTEGGSATSSIWVTQRLAQLCKKVVGNCTARFLGGYQSGNDLNAVKDVLEYPKEAHNTGGQSVPNLPAELHAPDEGAISVRKWVEEGPDGEPQTVNSEWIYSDDSGKIERVESNHYEPECEHVGAEGKRIEVGL